In Mixophyes fleayi isolate aMixFle1 chromosome 4, aMixFle1.hap1, whole genome shotgun sequence, the following proteins share a genomic window:
- the TMEM140 gene encoding transmembrane protein 140 has translation MFGWQKRCLSSRLGYVVIFIQSIVCALLVYALIIGAGDLVVSGCKKIGFYNYLYSKNHSDCYSITQLEDLLPAGETTRYGLVLAIILTYSSLVIVIMGILTSIFAQYSQEDILWKFVLGLNVISLAGLCLGMTTFLFFTWDLFDVSQVTPGFLALLIAVIGLSVLCCIIRHCTNLTSATVQSHCLKRKEMLEMTSLS, from the coding sequence ATGTTTGGGTGGCAGAAGAGGTGTCTAAGCTCTAGGTTGGGCTACGTGGTCATCTTTATACAGAGCATCGTCTGCGCTCTCCTTGTGTACGCCTTGATTATCGGAGCTGGTGACCTCGTTGTCTCCGGCTGCAAGAAGATTGGATTCTACAACTACTTGTACAGTAAAAATCACAGCGATTGTTACTCTATAACCCAGCTGGAGGATCTGCTCCCAGCAGGAGAAACCACTCGATATGGACTTGTCTTGGCCATTATCTTAACTTACTCTTCACTGGTCATCGTTATAATGGGAATCCTAACGTCCATCTTTGCTCAATATTCCCAGGAGGACATCTTGTGGAAGTTTGTGTTGGGCCTAAATGTTATAAGCCTGGCAGGGCTCTGCCTGGGGATGACCACGTTCCTTTTCTTTACCTGGGATCTATTTGACGTTTCCCAGGTGACACCTGGTTTCCTGGCTTTGCTGATAGCGGTCATTGGGCTGTCTGTACTGTGCTGTATTATAAGACACTGCACAAACCTCACCAGTGCGACCGTACAAAGTCACTGTCTAAAGAGAAAGGAGATGCTGGAGATGACCTCTCTCTCTTAA